The genomic region CATTAGGGACAAGAGCTTTAGCAAATCATTACATCCAACAATTTACAGAAATATTTACAGAAGAAGGTAGGAAAAATGTTCGAATAAAACATGTAGTACCAGGGCAAACGCCTCGTGTTACATGCACTCCTGGCATGCAACGAGCGCATCAACAggtttatattatacttaatatcgTTAGTAAAAATCTAAAATGGTTTCTCCAACAATTTATTGACATTTTCTAGGCACAACAAGCAAAGGCAGCACAGTTAGTAGCCCAACAATTGCAACAAGCACAGTCCCAACATGTAGCTCAACAGGTTTCTTAAATGTGTTTCTATGTATAATGTGTTATAGATATGATCGATATTTACTACTATACAGATCAAAATTGTTTGTTTCAGATTTTATCACGAGCACAAGGACAATTGAATACTTTAGCTGGGCAAGTAGCATCGATGAAAGCCATGACAGAAGCTACTACATCTGTGCAAAATAATTTGGGAAACATGGATATCACAAATGTGCCTCAAGTTATTTCTCAAAATGATACTACAACTTTGAACACTGGACAACCTTTATCTAATGGAGCATGTACAGCATCTGGTTCTGTACAAATTGACACATCTACGATATCAGTGACTGACAATAACTCATGCAATGGCTCTGGAATATTagtttttcaacaaaaaacTGCTACTGCTGTCAATAATACATCATCTGCTAATGTCTCCGTTTTGGTAAGAtacataaaaatgataaacgataaagtatattatttacaatatctgATAACGATGTATTCTAAATGAAATATCTGATATGTTTTTAGCAAGCTCAATTACAAGCAGGAACACAAAGTTGTATAACTGAAACAGTTAATCAGAATCagaatgaaatatcttttaaaaaacaTACGACTAATCCAGCTATAAGTGCCCTCGTTACTTCTCTTATGAACTCTGCTCAGCAATTCCAACAACAAGCTGCAGgtatgtttttgtttttccataACAATTGTTACTCTTTGATGACCcatagaaatatttgatatatactCCTATATAGCTAATGCTGCAGCAGCTGCAATGAATAATAATGCACAGACtacaaataaatcgaataatgcAGCTATTCTTAGTTTACTAAATAGTAGTCCAGCAAATATAGGACAACAAAAAGTTCAGCCACGGAGGATCTCTTTAAATGCTTCCATCCCATCTAGGGTTATTAGTCATGGCAATGTTATAAATGTGCCCAGTACTACGGGTCAGGtatgaataacaataataataataataataataataataataataataataataataaaatatatatatatataagttaattttctatcaaaaaaaaaggatgctattaatttttacaagacaatcaaaattacttttattattttaggtAAGAGTTAGTTTAAGTTCTGCACTAACAGGACAGCTGGCTTGTAAACAGCAGCCTGTAAAAGCAACAGCTGTGAGATTAGCTAGGGTACAAGATCCCACTTCAACTCTCGGCTTATCAATGCCAGGACTTTCAGCTTTGCTTGCTGGTACGAAAAATGATTCtacatagaaaaaataattcttatcaatttgatatatatatatatatatatacacaccttatatacaaataatatatgtaattttttatttttataggcACACCATCTGCAGATAATCCAATCCCTGGTTTCAATTCTACCTCACCGTTACTTGAACGCTTAACTGCTTCTTCCAGTCAAAGTACTCAACCAGCAAGTCCAATGACTAGTCCACCACCTGCCAATGTAAATTTGCAGGGTGTAAATCTCACTAGTTTGCCTAATTCTATCAACGGACTTCAAAATGTTCAGgttttaaagaaaaacttatttgttttattcaatataagacagaatattaatgaattattatttatgtaataggTATCATTCCCTGGCTTATCACAACCCATCACAATGTCATTGAATGTGTCAGCAACAACAGGTTCAGTTACACCTACAGGTGTCATCGTATCTCTACCTATATCATCTGCAACTAATACTTGCACTACAGTTTCCAGTGTTAGTTCAAGTTTATATctagacatatacatatagaataaAGTttcaatactaataataaattgatttcaGATGATTGCTGCTACTGTTGTAACGACTGCCATCGCTGGAAGTACACCAACTGTAGTAATCGCGAATTCTGCTAATACTCATTTGTCATTACCAATCGGTATAAGTtctttataaatcatatatcatacatatcgttagtatcattaataaaaattattgatataaaatagtaaaatttttgataagagaaatttacattaattattaaattgtaaatttcaaatattcgtagttgtatataatataattataattatttcagcCCAAATTATACCGTCAGGAGTAAAAGGTTTATCTCAACAAAATATACGCAGCACTAATACAGTGACTTTATCACAGGTATTGTGTAATGctctaatataatattatatattataataaatttgcatgtataatattaatatttaggGTGGACAAGCAATTCAACTTATTGGATCTCAAAGGCCTCGACTTAATCATATGGCTCGTCAAGTACAGCCAAGCCAAGTTAAATCGACTGTTTTACCAAATCAATTAGTAACAGTAGCTAAAACAGTAACAGCAAGTCAGTTGATATTATCTGGCAACAAGCAAGTGTTAACTCCTATAATGGGTAAGtgatctatataaatttaatagacaattgatataatatttctttaacacGTTCTCTAGCAGCATCAGATATATTTGTGACATTCCcaattttgatttaaatatgaataaacaCAAAGCATGATttgtaataaatgtttttcttctatccTATTATCTTAGAGAACGtgttaattcaattattaaatttatacaatattttttctctttcaattaataactattaaatattttattttctattatgttttctttgtttgttagCAGCCACCAAACCTGTGCTTATGGCGTCTCAAACAACGCCTTCTTCCCAAATAGTACCtgcaaacaaacaaactttACTCACGAAATCTTTGCATGCTAGAGTCTCTACAGGACAATGTAGTCAACAAACACAAAGTCTTGGTATAACTACGCTATCTCAACAgcaagtatgtatatatgttgatcatttattaaaataattcatttaataatcattaagtTAATATTAGGAATTttactgttttatttttacgtgataaaaattaaggaaagaaaaaagatatattactttctttctttctactttttttctaattattatgatttgttttttaattctatacgATGAAATCCGTAGTTACAGAGAACTGTGGTAAAGCCTGTACAGTTGCAACAATTACAACAATGTTTAGCCACTCAACATAAAGTGGCCGTTGCAGCTGCCAGCTCGCAAAACAGAACGCAAATTGAAAATCAGAGGAATTCTGCATCAACTCCCGGAGACGATGCTGTTTGAAAATGTTacaaatattaacattttctcctgttacatttaataattgaaGCCCACCTTAGAAGAAACATAATGAGGTGGTTATATGTGGTTAATACCATTTAGTCATAAATATAACTTCCACGTTACGTGTAGAATTACATCGATTAATTTCACAATTTCTGTATTATCAGAATTTTATATGGGAAACTGTTCGTGCTTTACAAACAAGAAATTTATCAATCAGGTATcgcataatataatatatctcgcCACAAAGAgtgcaataatttttttactgcAAATACATTGATTTTCTCTCAAAATGTTGCTTTAAGGAAGGTttcaattattgtatatatatataacttatacatacaatatatgattcgttttatattaaaaggaaaaaaaaagaaaagaaaagaaaaaaaaaagaaaaaaaaagaaaaaatgcaataaatatttcatttttattgatcTTTACCCTTTTTCATACCATTCTGcatttacgataaataataattttaactctTAAAGTAAAAGTAACAACAGCAGTATGGTTTTGATTTCAATCGTAACATATGTATGCCTGAAAAAGATATCTACATGctattgtttattatagtACCATAACAAAATTGGTAACTGTTTGCATATATGATGTACGAAAAATCACATGGTAAAAATAAGCTTGATCTGTTGTATACTTCGATCTATCATCCCACATGCTGTGCCTacatgttatatttttcactATAGAACTTTTACCGATTCCTTACAAacttgtatatataacatacataaaacgttttatttaattatgtgacgatacataaaattataatgtaaattaaattatttctatataaataagatatacatggaaatatttcagTAACAACGAAGATTCGCAAAGATCTCTGTTAATTCTATATCTAGGAGGAAGCAGTCATAATTTCTATACATTAATAAAGTTGTAATATAGGATccacaatatatgtatatatattgtggaAAATTCATTTAAGCAATGCAATtcttatttaatgaattacattaacatgaaattttgtatattaaatatgcgTGCTGAAGAATTGGCAGTAAATCATTTGTAAAGAATCTAtgatatattcgataaataatattaaaatacagatatatatatatatatgtatatatatatatatatacatatatacatatatatatatatatatatacatatatacatatatatatatatatacatatatatatatatatataatatacatacatatatatgaatttaaagTATAA from Vespa velutina chromosome 20, iVesVel2.1, whole genome shotgun sequence harbors:
- the LOC124956154 gene encoding transcription factor SPT20 homolog isoform X1, which encodes MIGAPSSLEDACRQAQEMINHASRYWKNVQGQSSLNLATDKLVTSQKKEYAPSKHSIQAKLTRLYFEELSKFPHATPDSVLNNLENECDLLGRLVQREGLHTLIVNLYAGNKGYSLGVRNSLDKGNQYEKNSLLSETQLMGYEQGELLSCIDNGQLPAMLAEQLETSHSHLFYDGCIIAEVRDYRKAFTHNKPEVHHVLLKPTTQSVLSDVSTLTSGGDWSHEERLMLESQLIAATQGPLCLDPNPVPSIATTRLRQSKPLLTDHQLMRQAKKFSQVTVNRKRKLEQLAQPDGLTIQDLMQKLRAKRGSVTSTACPTPSLVNPPLLAPSSPIDVLRFAKAYERPRETKDCLPQVIEEYILETGGNQGEVDHIKLSILQRPSNSEYLGELYMDKNHREGEKNGSACRFTLGTRALANHYIQQFTEIFTEEGRKNVRIKHVVPGQTPRVTCTPGMQRAHQQAQQAKAAQLVAQQLQQAQSQHVAQQILSRAQGQLNTLAGQVASMKAMTEATTSVQNNLGNMDITNVPQVISQNDTTTLNTGQPLSNGACTASGSVQIDTSTISVTDNNSCNGSGILVFQQKTATAVNNTSSANVSVLQAQLQAGTQSCITETVNQNQNEISFKKHTTNPAISALVTSLMNSAQQFQQQAAANAAAAAMNNNAQTTNKSNNAAILSLLNSSPANIGQQKVQPRRISLNASIPSRVISHGNVINVPSTTGQVRVSLSSALTGQLACKQQPVKATAVRLARVQDPTSTLGLSMPGLSALLAGTPSADNPIPGFNSTSPLLERLTASSSQSTQPASPMTSPPPANVNLQGVNLTSLPNSINGLQNVQVSFPGLSQPITMSLNVSATTGSVTPTGVIVSLPISSATNTCTTVSSMIAATVVTTAIAGSTPTVVIANSANTHLSLPIAQIIPSGVKGLSQQNIRSTNTVTLSQGGQAIQLIGSQRPRLNHMARQVQPSQVKSTVLPNQLVTVAKTVTASQLILSGNKQVLTPIMAATKPVLMASQTTPSSQIVPANKQTLLTKSLHARVSTGQCSQQTQSLGITTLSQQQLQRTVVKPVQLQQLQQCLATQHKVAVAAASSQNRTQIENQRNSASTPGDDAV
- the LOC124956154 gene encoding transcription factor SPT20 homolog isoform X2, producing the protein MIGAPSSLEDACRQAQEMINHASRYWKNVQGQSSLNLATDKLVTSQKKEYAPSKHSIQAKLTRLYFEELSKFPHATPDSVLNNLENECDLLGRLVQREGLHTLIVNLYAGNKGYSLGVRNSLDKGNQYEKNSLLSETQLMGYEQGELLSCIDNGQLPAMLAEQLETSHSHLFYDGCIIAEVRDYRKAFTHNKPEVHHVLLKPTTQSVLSDVSTLTSGGDWSHEERLMLESQLIAATQGPLCLDPNPVPSIATTRLRQSKPLLTDHQLMRQAKKFSQVTVNRKRKLEQLAQPDGLTIQDLMQKLRAKRGSVTSTACPTPSLVNPPLLAPSSPIDVLRFAKAYERPRETKDCLPQVIEEYILETGGNQGEVDHIKLSILQRPSNSEYLGELYMDKNHREGEKNGSACRFTLGTRALANHYIQQFTEIFTEEGRKNVRIKHVVPGQTPRVTCTPGMQRAHQQAQQAKAAQLVAQQLQQAQSQHVAQQILSRAQGQLNTLAGQVASMKAMTEATTSVQNNLGNMDITNVPQVISQNDTTTLNTGQPLSNGACTASGSVQIDTSTISVTDNNSCNGSGILVFQQKTATAVNNTSSANVSVLQAQLQAGTQSCITETVNQNQNEISFKKHTTNPAISALVTSLMNSAQQFQQQAAANAAAAAMNNNAQTTNKSNNAAILSLLNSSPANIGQQKVQPRRISLNASIPSRVISHGNVINVPSTTGQVRVSLSSALTGQLACKQQPVKATAVRLARVQDPTSTLGLSMPGLSALLAGTPSADNPIPGFNSTSPLLERLTASSSQSTQPASPMTSPPPANVNLQGVNLTSLPNSINGLQNVQVSFPGLSQPITMSLNVSATTGSVTPTGVIVSLPISSATNTCTTVSSMIAATVVTTAIAGSTPTVVIANSANTHLSLPIAQIIPSGVKGLSQQNIRSTNTVTLSQGGQAIQLIGSQRPRLNHMARQVQPSQVKSTVLPNQLVTVAKTVTASQLILSGNKQVLTPIMATKPVLMASQTTPSSQIVPANKQTLLTKSLHARVSTGQCSQQTQSLGITTLSQQQLQRTVVKPVQLQQLQQCLATQHKVAVAAASSQNRTQIENQRNSASTPGDDAV